The following proteins are co-located in the Bacillus pumilus genome:
- the manA gene encoding mannose-6-phosphate isomerase, class I, which translates to MKQSPIFLLPELKERIWGGTALRDQFGYDIPSDQTGECWAISAHPNGPSVVQDGPYKGKTLIELWDNHRELFGGIEGDRFPLLTKILDANQDLSVQVHPDDDYAERHENGELGKTECWYIIDCKEGAEMIYGHNARTRTELVTMMNSGDWEGLLRRVKIKPGDFYYVPSGTIHALCEGTLVLETQQSSDTTYRVYDYERKDQDGNERELHFAQAIDVTTVPHVDGYADESVETRPGMTIRTFVEAEYFSVYKWEIDQKVELSQDDTFLLCSVIKGEGSIEHDGNTYPLPKGAHFILPAETGSFSIEGSCELIVSHI; encoded by the coding sequence ATGAAGCAGTCACCAATTTTTTTACTGCCTGAATTGAAGGAGAGAATATGGGGAGGTACAGCCTTAAGGGATCAATTTGGCTATGATATTCCTTCTGATCAAACGGGAGAATGCTGGGCAATTTCTGCTCATCCAAACGGACCAAGTGTCGTGCAAGACGGTCCATATAAAGGGAAAACGTTGATCGAACTATGGGACAATCACAGGGAGTTGTTCGGGGGAATAGAAGGCGATCGCTTCCCGCTGTTAACAAAAATTTTAGATGCAAACCAAGACTTGTCCGTTCAAGTTCATCCAGATGATGATTATGCTGAAAGACATGAAAATGGAGAGCTTGGGAAAACAGAGTGCTGGTATATCATTGACTGCAAAGAAGGAGCAGAAATGATCTATGGACACAATGCAAGAACAAGAACTGAGCTAGTGACCATGATGAACAGCGGAGATTGGGAAGGTCTTTTACGGCGAGTGAAGATTAAGCCTGGTGATTTTTATTATGTGCCAAGCGGTACCATTCATGCGCTATGCGAAGGAACGCTTGTCCTCGAAACGCAGCAAAGCTCAGATACAACCTATCGGGTATATGATTATGAACGAAAAGACCAAGATGGCAATGAACGTGAACTTCATTTTGCGCAAGCCATTGACGTCACAACGGTTCCTCATGTAGACGGTTATGCAGATGAATCAGTCGAAACACGTCCAGGAATGACCATTAGAACATTTGTAGAAGCAGAATATTTCTCTGTGTATAAATGGGAAATTGATCAAAAAGTAGAGCTTTCGCAAGATGATACATTTTTGCTGTGCAGTGTCATTAAGGGAGAAGGGTCTATAGAGCATGATGGGAACACATATCCACTGCCAAAAGGGGCTCATTTTATTTTGCCAGCTGAAACAGGGAGCTTCTCGATTGAAGGATCTTGTGAACTGATTGTGTCACATATATAA
- a CDS encoding carbohydrate ABC transporter permease, translated as MTARWFVRPVLYALLILCSLFFLMPVYVMLVTSLKPLGEVTLEQMWSLPSTLDFSSYQIAFEKLSPNLMNSLYLVIPATLLSAVLGAMNGYVLSKWRFKGSEVVFTLMLFGMFIPYQSILIPLIQFLREVGLYNSIPGLVLVHVVYGLPITTLMFRNFYVSIPDEMIESAKMDGAGFIGIFRHMILPLSITGFVVVAIWQFTNVWNEFLFAVTMTTAEHQPVMVALQNLSGSQIVQWNVQMAGAILAALPTLLVYILLGKYFVKGLLAGSVKG; from the coding sequence ATGACAGCCAGATGGTTTGTCCGTCCAGTTCTCTATGCTTTATTGATTCTGTGCAGCCTCTTTTTTCTAATGCCTGTCTATGTCATGCTCGTCACAAGCTTAAAGCCATTAGGTGAAGTCACCCTTGAGCAAATGTGGTCGCTGCCATCAACGCTTGATTTCTCTAGCTATCAAATCGCTTTTGAAAAGCTATCGCCTAATTTGATGAATTCACTTTATCTTGTCATTCCTGCTACCTTATTGTCAGCCGTATTAGGTGCGATGAATGGCTATGTGCTATCAAAATGGCGTTTTAAAGGGTCAGAAGTGGTTTTTACGTTGATGCTGTTTGGTATGTTTATTCCGTATCAAAGCATCCTCATTCCACTCATTCAATTTTTACGTGAAGTCGGATTGTATAATTCGATTCCAGGTCTAGTGCTTGTCCATGTCGTATATGGTCTTCCGATCACAACACTCATGTTTCGCAATTTCTATGTGAGCATCCCTGATGAAATGATTGAATCGGCCAAAATGGATGGCGCAGGGTTTATCGGGATTTTCAGACATATGATTCTTCCGCTTTCCATCACAGGATTTGTCGTGGTCGCCATTTGGCAGTTTACCAATGTGTGGAATGAATTTTTATTTGCAGTCACGATGACCACTGCGGAGCATCAGCCAGTCATGGTCGCCTTGCAAAATCTATCAGGCAGCCAAATTGTGCAATGGAACGTTCAAATGGCAGGAGCTATTTTGGCCGCACTGCCGACACTTTTGGTGTATATTCTGCTCGGAAAATACTTTGTGAAGGGGCTTCTCGCAGGCTCTGTCAAAGGATAA